The following are encoded in a window of Prevotella melaninogenica genomic DNA:
- a CDS encoding LytTR family DNA-binding domain-containing protein — translation MSRLTSFLHSRCTMQTNATSWRTSVALGVGIFLFLYLLQPFGISQYRGSIFLMCLGFCVMTIFVQWLCAFLFFKRPLRKNVPITNGYIILYSIAIELAMAISMTLYAAFFFQMSLTWRLFSIFFYWTFLVWVIVTAIFTLVNYNRMLNSRLEEMIKKTTEEQEDILITLHDQNLRGTDLTLPINNLLYIEARKNNVCVCYLKEGKIQKTELRSTLTALKDDLPYDNIFQCHRSFLVNINNISSAKGNSNGYQLRLSGCEDIIPVSRTFVPGLRHFVG, via the coding sequence ATGAGTAGACTAACCTCATTTCTACATAGCAGGTGTACGATGCAGACAAATGCCACTTCCTGGCGCACGAGTGTTGCGCTGGGAGTTGGCATTTTCTTGTTTCTTTACCTCCTACAGCCGTTTGGGATTAGCCAGTATCGGGGTAGTATCTTTCTGATGTGTCTTGGTTTTTGTGTCATGACTATCTTCGTTCAATGGCTTTGTGCTTTCCTTTTCTTCAAAAGGCCATTACGAAAAAATGTCCCAATCACCAATGGTTATATAATTCTTTATAGTATTGCTATTGAGTTGGCAATGGCAATCTCTATGACACTCTATGCTGCTTTCTTCTTCCAGATGTCATTAACATGGCGGCTATTCAGTATATTCTTTTATTGGACTTTCCTTGTTTGGGTAATTGTTACAGCTATTTTTACGTTGGTAAACTATAACCGTATGTTGAATAGTAGACTGGAAGAAATGATAAAGAAGACTACGGAAGAACAGGAGGATATCCTTATCACGCTGCATGATCAGAACCTGCGTGGAACCGACCTCACGTTGCCTATCAACAATCTACTCTATATCGAAGCTCGAAAAAACAATGTCTGCGTATGTTATCTAAAAGAAGGTAAGATACAAAAAACCGAACTCCGTTCGACGTTGACAGCCTTAAAAGACGACCTTCCTTACGATAATATCTTTCAGTGTCATCGTTCCTTCCTTGTGAATATCAATAACATCTCTTCTGCAAAGGGCAATTCCAACGGCTATCAGCTGCGCCTTTCAGGTTGTGAAGACATCATCCCAGTCTCTCGCACCTTTGTTCCTGGCCTCCGCCACTTCGTTGGTTAA